One genomic region from Amycolatopsis sp. FBCC-B4732 encodes:
- a CDS encoding ATP-grasp domain-containing protein, whose amino-acid sequence MTSSKKDPARTLVILGGADGSVSTYERARELGFRTICVDVRPGAPAVAYADEFLQVSVRAPEQIAAALEGRRDLAGVLCPASDVGLPALAWLTRHWGMPDPLPQYAVAASTDKSVFRALCDHLGLPSYRSVDGRPGPELIHAAQQLRFPTLVKPVDSSGSRGVVSCPGPGRLTRAFTESLAFSPSGRLVVEEHLDGSHFTIEALVVDGRIVFHAVTERVLTPPPFFVTSSHLLPAELPADVELSLIEALDQICTELGYRTGPLTLDAVLGRDGRLYLIEMGARMGGNGLAEAIAHCHGADLIGAGIAAATGDEVRLDLHQPKPTLVHILASDRGGHLSRVDGVADVRALPGLVGLHLFADEGSFVRPYEQAGHKLGYVVLTAGSVPELLSAENAVRGTLKFLLSDQDMAVPLP is encoded by the coding sequence GTGACGAGTTCGAAGAAGGACCCCGCGAGAACCCTGGTGATCCTGGGGGGCGCGGACGGTTCGGTCAGCACCTACGAGCGGGCGCGGGAGCTGGGGTTCCGCACGATCTGCGTCGACGTCCGGCCGGGCGCACCGGCAGTGGCGTACGCGGACGAGTTCCTGCAGGTCAGCGTGCGCGCACCGGAGCAGATCGCGGCGGCGCTGGAGGGCCGCCGCGACCTCGCGGGGGTGCTCTGCCCGGCCAGCGACGTCGGCCTGCCGGCGCTGGCGTGGCTGACCCGCCACTGGGGCATGCCGGACCCGCTGCCGCAGTACGCGGTGGCCGCGTCGACGGACAAGTCGGTGTTCCGCGCGCTGTGCGACCACCTGGGCCTGCCGAGCTACCGCAGCGTCGACGGCCGCCCGGGGCCGGAGCTCATCCACGCCGCCCAGCAGCTGCGCTTCCCGACGCTGGTCAAGCCGGTCGACTCTTCGGGCAGCCGCGGGGTCGTCTCCTGCCCGGGTCCGGGCCGGCTGACCAGGGCGTTCACCGAGTCGCTCGCGTTCTCGCCGTCCGGCCGCCTGGTCGTGGAGGAGCACCTCGACGGCTCGCACTTCACCATCGAGGCGCTGGTCGTCGACGGGCGAATCGTCTTCCACGCCGTGACCGAGCGGGTGCTCACGCCGCCGCCGTTCTTCGTGACGTCGTCGCACCTGCTGCCCGCCGAGCTGCCCGCCGACGTCGAGCTGAGCCTGATCGAAGCCCTCGACCAGATCTGCACCGAGCTCGGCTACCGGACGGGACCGCTGACGCTCGACGCCGTGCTCGGCCGGGACGGGCGGCTCTACCTCATCGAGATGGGCGCCCGGATGGGCGGCAACGGGCTGGCGGAAGCGATCGCGCACTGCCACGGCGCCGACCTGATCGGCGCCGGGATCGCCGCCGCCACCGGCGACGAGGTGCGGCTGGACCTGCACCAGCCGAAGCCGACGCTGGTGCACATCCTGGCGTCCGACCGCGGCGGTCACCTGTCCCGGGTGGACGGTGTCGCGGACGTGCGCGCGCTGCCCGGGCTGGTCGGCCTGCACCTGTTCGCCGACGAGGGCTCGTTCGTCCGGCCCTACGAGCAGGCCGGGCACAAGCTCGGGTACGTCGTGCTCACGGCCGGGTCGGTGCCGGAACTGCTGTCCGCGGAGAACGCCGTGCGCGGCACGCTGAAGTTCCTGCTGAGCGACCAGGACATGGCGGTACCCCTGCCGTGA
- a CDS encoding TIGR03085 family metal-binding protein: MGVAADERQALSSLLHDLGPDAPTLCEGWTTRDLAAHLVVREHRPDAAPGIIVPALAGHTQKVQDRYAAKPWGTLVDQVRKGPSKFWPTAIGPLDELTNTAEFLVHHEDVRRAQPGWEPRPADATRDAAAWKSAKQAAKLNLRKAPVGVTLRTRTGQEAAVKTGPDPVAVIGDPIDLLLFVFGRDAVRLEFEGDAAAVTKLQGVNRGL, encoded by the coding sequence ATGGGTGTCGCTGCTGACGAACGCCAGGCCTTGAGCTCCCTCCTCCACGACCTCGGGCCCGACGCGCCCACGTTGTGCGAAGGCTGGACCACGCGGGATCTCGCCGCGCACCTCGTCGTGCGGGAACACCGCCCCGACGCCGCGCCCGGGATCATCGTTCCCGCGCTCGCCGGGCACACGCAAAAGGTGCAGGACCGCTACGCCGCCAAGCCCTGGGGCACCCTCGTCGACCAGGTGCGGAAGGGCCCGTCGAAGTTCTGGCCCACCGCCATCGGCCCCCTCGACGAGCTCACCAACACCGCCGAGTTCCTCGTCCACCACGAGGACGTCCGCCGCGCGCAGCCCGGCTGGGAACCGCGCCCGGCCGACGCCACCAGGGACGCCGCCGCGTGGAAGTCGGCCAAGCAGGCCGCCAAGCTCAACCTGCGCAAGGCGCCCGTGGGGGTCACCCTACGGACCCGCACCGGGCAGGAAGCCGCCGTCAAGACCGGGCCCGATCCCGTCGCCGTGATCGGCGACCCGATCGACCTGCTGCTCTTCGTGTTCGGCCGCGACGCCGTCCGCCTCGAGTTCGAAGGCGACGCGGCCGCCGTCACGAAGCTGCAGGGTGTGAACCGCGGACTCTGA
- a CDS encoding NADH:flavin oxidoreductase/NADH oxidase, which yields MSRLFSPITVRGLTLPNRVWVSPMCQYSATEGFPGDWHLVHLGQFAAGGAGLVMTEATAVTPEGRISPQDTGIWSDQHADAWRRIVEFVHGQDAAIGMQLAHAGRKGSTKRPWDGPGSVPAEDGGWPTVGPSATAFGEYATPRELTTDEVAALPEAFAEAARRAAGVGFDVLELHFAHGYLVHQFLSPLSNSRTDRYGGDFEGRTRLALEIADAVRATTGLPLFARLSATDWTEGGWTVDESVRLAKLLAERGIDLIDTSSGGNTPHPDIPVGPGYQVPFAGRIRSEAGLPTGAVGMITDPHQAEEIVGNDQADVVFLARALLRDPHWPLRAANVLGADVRWPDQYARAKSWH from the coding sequence GTGAGCCGACTCTTCAGCCCGATCACCGTCCGTGGACTTACCTTGCCGAACCGGGTCTGGGTTTCTCCCATGTGCCAGTACTCCGCCACCGAGGGATTCCCCGGTGACTGGCACCTCGTGCACCTCGGCCAGTTCGCCGCCGGGGGTGCGGGGCTCGTCATGACCGAAGCCACCGCCGTCACCCCCGAAGGGCGGATCAGCCCGCAGGACACCGGCATCTGGAGCGACCAGCACGCCGACGCCTGGCGCCGGATCGTCGAGTTCGTGCACGGGCAGGACGCCGCCATCGGGATGCAGCTCGCCCACGCCGGGCGGAAGGGTTCGACCAAGCGGCCGTGGGACGGGCCCGGCAGCGTGCCCGCCGAGGACGGGGGCTGGCCGACCGTCGGACCGTCCGCGACGGCCTTCGGCGAGTACGCCACCCCGCGCGAGCTGACCACCGACGAGGTTGCCGCGCTCCCCGAGGCCTTCGCCGAGGCGGCCCGCCGGGCGGCGGGCGTCGGGTTCGACGTGCTCGAGCTGCACTTCGCCCACGGCTACCTCGTGCACCAGTTCCTGTCGCCGCTGTCCAACTCCCGCACCGACCGCTACGGCGGCGACTTCGAGGGGCGCACCCGGCTGGCGCTCGAGATCGCCGACGCCGTGCGGGCGACGACCGGTCTCCCCCTCTTCGCCCGGCTGAGCGCCACCGACTGGACCGAGGGCGGCTGGACCGTCGACGAGTCCGTCCGGCTCGCGAAGCTGCTGGCCGAGCGCGGGATCGACCTCATCGACACCTCGTCCGGCGGCAACACCCCGCACCCGGACATCCCCGTCGGGCCCGGGTACCAGGTTCCGTTCGCCGGGCGCATCCGCTCCGAAGCCGGCCTCCCGACCGGCGCGGTCGGCATGATCACCGACCCGCACCAGGCCGAGGAGATCGTCGGGAACGACCAGGCCGACGTCGTGTTCCTCGCCCGCGCCCTGCTGCGCGACCCGCACTGGCCGCTCCGCGCGGCGAACGTTCTCGGCGCCGACGTGCGCTGGCCCGACCAGTACGCCCGCGCCAAGTCCTGGCACTAG
- a CDS encoding carbamoyltransferase C-terminal domain-containing protein, translating into MYVLGISRVHDSAAALVRDGEIIAFAEEERFTRVKHDGGFPAEAIKFCLERAGITLADVDHVAYYWQRWKEGIHAAKVFARYFPGTLDVFRNTNGDEGGKSAGMVDTFLTGGGKGHDDYHVGGAVLAHIKRSYTLANDVKEAAGWTGPTKFKTHLVDHHRAHAASGYFISPWDESAVLTFDGIGSDGTATYLAHGRGNKIVDLRRIKFPHSLGAMYAGVTGYLGFYPTRDEGKIMGLAPLGEDTYVDAFKQLIHLDDDGGFELDLSWFGHHRTGKHVMSRKFTDAFGPARPKTRVTAENPVPQHYCDIAYALQVTLEEAGLHLARWLQRETGSKRLCVAGGVALNSVMNGRILLETPFEDFFAQPAAADDGCALGAALDVSVAKYGKPRPRDGYTYTGPDYTEAEMELALQDAGVEYERVDDIAAHTAAKVADGKIVGWVQGRMECGPRALGNRSLVADPRDPESKTRMNEKVKHREAFRPFAPSCLEERAGEYFVSDYPSPVMLLVFDVLPDKRDEVPAITHVDGTARVQTVSRTDNPLYYRMIGEFEKLTGVPMVVNTSFNDNNEPIVASPADAIACYLKTDVDALALGPFWVEKEL; encoded by the coding sequence ATGTACGTACTGGGCATCAGCCGGGTGCACGACTCGGCGGCGGCACTCGTGCGCGACGGCGAGATCATCGCGTTCGCCGAGGAGGAGCGCTTCACCCGCGTGAAGCACGACGGCGGCTTCCCCGCCGAGGCCATCAAGTTCTGCCTGGAGCGGGCCGGGATCACGCTCGCCGACGTCGACCACGTGGCCTACTACTGGCAGCGCTGGAAGGAAGGCATCCACGCGGCCAAGGTGTTCGCGCGGTACTTCCCCGGCACCCTGGACGTCTTCCGCAACACCAACGGCGACGAGGGCGGCAAGTCCGCGGGCATGGTCGACACCTTCCTCACCGGCGGTGGCAAGGGACACGACGACTACCACGTCGGCGGCGCGGTCCTCGCGCACATCAAGCGGTCCTACACGCTGGCGAACGACGTCAAGGAGGCCGCCGGCTGGACCGGGCCGACGAAGTTCAAGACCCACCTCGTCGACCACCACCGCGCGCACGCGGCCAGCGGCTACTTCATCTCGCCGTGGGACGAGTCGGCGGTGCTCACCTTCGACGGCATCGGCAGCGACGGCACGGCGACCTACCTCGCGCACGGGCGCGGGAACAAGATCGTCGACCTGCGGCGGATCAAGTTCCCGCACTCCCTCGGCGCGATGTACGCGGGCGTCACCGGCTACCTCGGCTTCTACCCGACCCGCGACGAAGGCAAGATCATGGGCCTCGCGCCGCTGGGCGAGGACACCTACGTCGACGCGTTCAAGCAGCTCATCCACCTCGACGACGACGGCGGCTTCGAGCTGGACCTGAGCTGGTTCGGCCACCACCGCACCGGCAAGCACGTGATGTCCCGGAAGTTCACCGACGCCTTCGGTCCCGCGCGGCCGAAAACCCGCGTCACGGCCGAGAATCCCGTTCCCCAGCACTACTGCGACATCGCGTACGCCCTGCAGGTGACGCTCGAAGAAGCGGGCCTGCACCTGGCGCGGTGGCTGCAGCGCGAGACGGGCTCGAAGCGGCTGTGCGTCGCCGGCGGGGTCGCGTTGAACAGCGTCATGAACGGGCGGATCCTGCTGGAGACGCCGTTCGAGGACTTCTTCGCCCAGCCCGCGGCGGCGGACGACGGGTGCGCGCTCGGCGCGGCCCTCGACGTGTCGGTCGCCAAGTACGGCAAGCCGCGCCCGCGCGACGGCTACACCTACACCGGGCCGGACTACACCGAGGCCGAGATGGAGCTGGCGCTGCAGGACGCCGGCGTCGAGTACGAGCGCGTCGACGACATCGCGGCGCACACCGCGGCGAAAGTGGCCGACGGCAAGATCGTCGGCTGGGTGCAGGGCCGGATGGAGTGCGGGCCGCGGGCACTGGGCAACCGCTCGCTCGTCGCCGACCCTCGCGACCCGGAGTCCAAGACGCGGATGAACGAGAAGGTGAAGCACCGCGAGGCGTTCCGGCCGTTCGCACCTTCGTGCCTGGAGGAGCGGGCGGGCGAGTACTTCGTCAGCGACTACCCGTCCCCGGTGATGCTGCTGGTGTTCGACGTCCTGCCGGACAAGCGGGACGAGGTCCCGGCGATCACGCACGTCGACGGCACCGCGCGGGTGCAGACTGTGAGCCGTACCGACAACCCGCTGTACTACCGGATGATCGGCGAGTTCGAGAAGCTGACCGGGGTGCCGATGGTCGTCAACACCTCGTTCAACGACAACAACGAGCCGATCGTGGCCAGCCCGGCCGACGCGATCGCGTGCTACCTGAAGACCGACGTCGACGCGCTGGCCCTCGGACCGTTCTGGGTGGAGAAGGAACTGTGA
- a CDS encoding glycosyltransferase family 2 protein codes for MTTPFPGPAHSGLTVVIPCFNEVENVEPSYREITNELGHYSLELFYVDDGSVDGTLDKIRALAAADPRVRYLSFSRNFGFEAAFSAGYRYAAQPWILHVDADQQFPAAEAEKLVAAAELGNDAVFGVRTNRQDPRLRRWGTAAFHFLGRRVLRIEIPPGATAFRLVRAELARKIVDLRLGTPYFLATVPRLTSRYTCVQVAHRARERGESKVGFGFLASHAIELFVGFTRRLTTAASATALLAAGIAVLAGGAAAFGLLGAGVTATLLFALLAVLLLVASLTVRYLVVVGAGQPRPRQFYIREANVVVDAEDRLFTPADPAGPRLIDVHLGKGVSA; via the coding sequence ATGACGACCCCTTTCCCGGGGCCGGCCCACAGTGGACTCACCGTAGTCATTCCGTGCTTCAACGAAGTCGAGAACGTCGAACCGTCCTATCGGGAAATAACCAACGAACTAGGCCACTACTCACTGGAATTGTTTTACGTCGATGACGGGAGCGTCGACGGAACACTGGACAAGATCCGCGCACTCGCGGCCGCCGACCCGCGCGTGCGGTATTTGTCCTTTTCTCGGAACTTCGGTTTCGAAGCCGCATTCTCGGCGGGCTACCGCTACGCGGCGCAACCGTGGATCCTGCACGTCGACGCCGACCAGCAGTTCCCCGCCGCCGAAGCGGAGAAGCTCGTCGCGGCGGCGGAGCTGGGCAACGACGCGGTCTTCGGCGTCCGCACCAACCGCCAGGACCCGCGGCTGCGACGGTGGGGCACCGCCGCGTTCCACTTCCTCGGCCGGCGCGTCCTGCGGATCGAGATCCCGCCGGGCGCCACGGCGTTTCGGCTGGTCCGCGCGGAACTGGCCCGCAAGATCGTCGACCTGCGGCTCGGCACGCCGTACTTCCTGGCCACGGTCCCCCGGCTGACCAGCCGGTACACCTGCGTCCAGGTCGCGCACCGGGCCCGCGAGCGCGGCGAGTCCAAAGTGGGCTTCGGGTTCCTGGCATCGCACGCCATCGAACTCTTCGTCGGGTTCACCCGGCGGCTCACGACCGCGGCGTCCGCGACGGCGTTGCTGGCCGCGGGGATCGCGGTGCTCGCCGGCGGCGCGGCGGCGTTCGGCCTGCTCGGCGCGGGGGTCACGGCCACGCTGCTGTTCGCGCTGCTCGCGGTGCTGCTGCTGGTGGCGTCGCTGACCGTGCGCTACCTCGTCGTGGTCGGCGCGGGCCAGCCGAGGCCGCGGCAGTTCTACATCCGGGAAGCGAACGTCGTCGTCGACGCCGAGGACCGGCTCTTCACCCCGGCGGACCCGGCGGGTCCCCGGCTCATCGATGTGCACCTGGGGAAAGGCGTTTCGGCGTGA
- a CDS encoding organic hydroperoxide resistance protein, whose product MGQAIYTAVATARGDGRNGEVTSSDGVIDESLAIPKEMGGPGGDKTNPEQLFAAGYSACFHSALQLVARQAKVALADSTVTAEVSVLKQDVGFGLGVALNVSLPGLEQAQADQLVEQAHQVCPYSNATRGNIEVALSATV is encoded by the coding sequence ATGGGTCAGGCGATCTACACCGCGGTGGCGACGGCTCGCGGCGACGGCCGCAACGGCGAGGTCACGTCGTCGGACGGCGTCATCGACGAATCGCTGGCCATCCCGAAGGAGATGGGCGGCCCGGGCGGGGACAAGACCAACCCCGAACAGCTCTTCGCCGCCGGCTACTCGGCCTGCTTCCACAGCGCCCTGCAGCTGGTCGCCCGCCAGGCCAAGGTCGCGCTGGCCGACTCGACGGTGACCGCGGAGGTGAGCGTGCTCAAGCAGGACGTCGGCTTCGGCCTAGGCGTCGCGCTGAACGTGTCGCTCCCGGGCCTCGAGCAGGCGCAGGCCGACCAGCTGGTCGAGCAGGCCCACCAGGTCTGCCCGTACTCCAACGCGACCCGCGGCAACATCGAGGTCGCGCTCTCCGCCACCGTCTGA
- a CDS encoding glutamate decarboxylase, protein MVLHQGKTDHPDRAGGTNPLYAGANPALAAGFVMPHDKLREDSLPPDTALQLVRDELMLDGNARLNLATFVTTWMEPQARELMAECVDKNMIDKDEYPQTAELERRCVNILADLWHAPDPTDVMGCSTTGSSEACMLAGMALKRRWSQLGRTGKPNLVMGVNVQVCWEKFCEYWEVEPRLVPMEGDRYHLSAEEAVARCDENTIGVVAILGSTFDGSYEPVAEIAAALDALQERAGWDIPMHVDGASGAMIAPFLDPGLEWDFRLPRVASINTSGHKYGLVYPGVGWVLWRDRAALPSELVFNVNYLGGDMPTFALNFSRPGAEVAAQYYTFVRLGRDGFRAVQQASRDVATHLSSGVEALGPFELLTRGDQLPVFAFTTRADAGFDVFDVSRRLRERGWLVPAYTFPENRTDLAVLRIVVRNGFTHDLADLLLADLARVLPELAKEGGRPKDPAKATAFHH, encoded by the coding sequence ATGGTGCTGCATCAGGGGAAAACCGACCACCCGGACCGCGCGGGCGGGACGAACCCGCTGTACGCCGGGGCGAACCCGGCGCTGGCCGCGGGGTTCGTCATGCCGCACGACAAGCTGCGCGAGGACTCGCTGCCGCCGGACACGGCGCTGCAGCTGGTGCGCGACGAGCTGATGCTCGACGGCAACGCCCGGCTCAACCTCGCCACGTTCGTCACGACGTGGATGGAGCCGCAGGCGCGCGAGCTGATGGCCGAGTGCGTCGACAAGAACATGATCGACAAGGACGAGTACCCGCAGACGGCCGAGCTGGAGCGGCGCTGCGTGAACATCCTCGCCGACCTGTGGCACGCCCCCGACCCGACGGACGTCATGGGCTGCTCGACGACGGGGTCGTCGGAAGCGTGCATGCTCGCCGGGATGGCGTTGAAGCGGCGCTGGTCCCAGCTCGGGCGCACCGGGAAGCCGAACCTGGTGATGGGCGTGAACGTCCAGGTGTGCTGGGAAAAGTTCTGCGAGTACTGGGAGGTCGAGCCGCGGCTGGTGCCGATGGAGGGGGACCGGTACCACCTCTCGGCCGAGGAGGCCGTGGCGCGCTGCGACGAGAACACGATCGGCGTGGTGGCGATCCTCGGCTCGACGTTCGACGGCAGCTACGAGCCGGTCGCGGAGATCGCCGCGGCGCTGGACGCCCTGCAGGAGCGCGCCGGCTGGGACATCCCGATGCACGTCGACGGCGCTTCGGGGGCGATGATCGCGCCGTTCCTCGACCCCGGGCTGGAGTGGGACTTCCGGCTGCCGCGGGTGGCGTCGATCAACACGTCCGGTCACAAGTACGGGCTGGTGTACCCGGGCGTCGGCTGGGTGCTCTGGCGCGACCGGGCCGCGCTGCCGTCGGAGCTGGTGTTCAACGTCAACTACCTCGGTGGCGACATGCCGACGTTCGCGCTGAACTTCTCGCGCCCGGGCGCCGAGGTGGCGGCGCAGTACTACACGTTCGTCCGGCTCGGCCGGGACGGTTTCCGCGCGGTGCAGCAGGCATCGCGGGACGTGGCGACGCACCTGTCTTCGGGCGTCGAAGCGCTGGGTCCCTTCGAGCTGCTGACCCGCGGCGACCAGCTGCCGGTGTTCGCGTTCACGACCCGCGCGGACGCGGGGTTCGACGTCTTCGACGTGTCACGCCGCCTGCGCGAGCGGGGCTGGCTCGTGCCCGCGTACACGTTCCCGGAGAACCGGACGGACCTGGCGGTGCTGCGGATCGTCGTCCGCAACGGCTTCACGCACGACCTCGCGGACCTGCTGCTGGCCGACCTCGCGCGGGTCCTGCCGGAGCTGGCGAAGGAGGGCGGCCGCCCGAAGGATCCCGCCAAGGCGACCGCCTTCCACCACTAG
- a CDS encoding Dps family protein, giving the protein MSKSPIKSPLSEADKEITGNALQATLVDLVDLSLIAKQAHWNVVGANFRSAHLQLDELVNTARQYVDEVAERANAIGVSPNGKAKTVVESSGAPDYPDNWQSVESTVAAVVDILSTLIERLRARIDETDKSDLVTQDLLIEITRALEEAHWMWQAQQA; this is encoded by the coding sequence ATGAGCAAGTCTCCGATCAAGAGCCCGCTTTCCGAGGCCGACAAGGAGATCACCGGCAACGCCCTGCAGGCGACGCTGGTCGACTTGGTCGACCTGTCCCTCATCGCTAAGCAGGCGCACTGGAACGTCGTCGGCGCGAACTTCCGCAGCGCGCACCTGCAGCTCGACGAGCTGGTCAACACCGCGCGCCAGTACGTCGACGAGGTCGCCGAGCGCGCCAACGCCATCGGCGTCTCGCCGAACGGCAAGGCCAAGACCGTCGTCGAGAGCTCGGGCGCGCCGGACTACCCGGACAACTGGCAGTCCGTCGAGTCCACGGTCGCCGCGGTCGTCGACATCCTCTCGACGCTGATCGAGCGGCTGCGCGCCCGCATCGACGAGACCGACAAGAGCGACCTCGTGACGCAGGACCTGCTGATCGAGATCACCCGCGCGCTCGAAGAGGCGCACTGGATGTGGCAGGCGCAGCAAGCCTGA